The region TTTGGTCGAGAACTATTTCGCCAAGATCAAGGAATTCCGGGGCATTGCTACGCGCTACGACAAAACCGACACAAGCTATGCCGCAAACTTGAGCCTCGTCGCCACCATCATTGATTTGCGTTAATTGTCAACGGACCCTAACCGGGCCGATTGTGGCCCGGATTAGAGTGGGGTCAGGTTACGAACTGACGTTGATCGAGCCGATATGGGTCTGATCGGTGACATCGCCGCCGGCGGCG is a window of Alphaproteobacteria bacterium DNA encoding:
- a CDS encoding IS5/IS1182 family transposase, whose protein sequence is LVENYFAKIKEFRGIATRYDKTDTSYAANLSLVATIIDLR